One Thermococcus eurythermalis DNA segment encodes these proteins:
- a CDS encoding CGP-CTERM-anchored Cys-rich protein, translating to MRKAVAFIVLLVLFSAPLVKACMSPADSYAVEVVLNKPGIVYRPYPTFNALHNAIVENGTFIFRSHYDERLIVMLWNASDGPHLRVQIPAEVVASVTFNASLLVTASAIEKLKAGGWKEIANMTFTRDNITIALKPVAGSECNSDRDCATGGCSGEVCAPRNEAAKIVTPCVYKPWYECFSLTSCGCVNGFCTWKPNGDFKSCLRKHGVDPSQVIRAGLVEVEAEARGVGPDELKAAVGEFLSAFGVDCLPLSDPAISPQVEIAPVIDPSEVNLSVAVKTELEWLREVGVLQISDEDIGAITRVAGSGKAGWNSHIGWYETKNGAYAWIPYDESKDPSLVRCTSPVVPAYDLPNGTAYVGPTATQPPSTDTTTSTNGSPSGEICGPALMVGLSLVVLLWKR from the coding sequence ATGCGGAAAGCTGTCGCATTTATCGTGCTCCTGGTGTTGTTCTCTGCTCCCCTCGTGAAGGCCTGCATGAGTCCCGCCGATTCCTATGCCGTTGAGGTCGTTCTGAACAAGCCGGGGATAGTTTACAGGCCCTATCCGACTTTCAACGCTCTCCACAACGCGATAGTTGAGAACGGTACCTTCATTTTCCGCTCCCACTACGATGAGAGGCTCATCGTCATGCTCTGGAACGCCAGCGACGGCCCGCACTTGAGGGTGCAGATTCCTGCGGAGGTAGTGGCCAGCGTTACTTTCAACGCCTCCCTACTTGTGACTGCCTCCGCTATTGAAAAGCTGAAGGCTGGGGGCTGGAAGGAGATAGCCAACATGACCTTTACCAGGGACAACATCACGATAGCCCTGAAGCCTGTAGCCGGGAGCGAGTGTAATTCTGACAGGGACTGCGCCACTGGCGGTTGCTCCGGGGAGGTCTGCGCCCCCAGAAACGAGGCCGCGAAGATAGTAACTCCCTGTGTTTATAAGCCGTGGTATGAGTGTTTCTCGCTGACGAGCTGTGGCTGTGTAAACGGGTTCTGCACCTGGAAGCCGAACGGGGACTTTAAATCATGCCTTAGAAAGCACGGGGTTGACCCATCACAGGTTATCCGGGCGGGTCTCGTGGAGGTGGAAGCCGAAGCTCGCGGCGTGGGGCCCGATGAGCTTAAGGCCGCGGTCGGGGAGTTTCTCTCCGCCTTTGGAGTTGACTGCCTGCCACTATCGGACCCTGCAATTTCGCCCCAGGTGGAGATTGCCCCTGTAATAGACCCCTCCGAGGTAAACTTATCCGTAGCGGTAAAGACAGAGCTTGAGTGGCTGAGGGAAGTGGGAGTCCTCCAGATAAGCGATGAGGACATTGGGGCAATAACCAGGGTTGCCGGGTCTGGAAAGGCCGGCTGGAACTCTCACATCGGCTGGTACGAGACGAAAAACGGCGCTTATGCCTGGATACCCTACGATGAGAGCAAAGACCCCTCCCTGGTCAGGTGCACCTCGCCCGTTGTGCCCGCCTACGACCTCCCGAACGGAACGGCTTATGTCGGGCCAACCGCAACTCAGCCGCCCTCAACAGATACTACGACTTCGACTAATGGCTCGCCGAGCGGGGAAATCTGCGGCCCTGCCCTGATGGTTGGGTTGTCTCTGGTCGTCCTACTTTGGAAGAGATGA
- a CDS encoding MMPL family transporter, producing the protein MAWNEWIAKHPKTVLAVWVVLIVILAPLAGRISELTDYSTEQMVSHNIESIRVQDIMSEEFTGAQNEDMTYLLITNISVNDENARKAYYAFKDRVEGRYATNVTSYYDALDMLWDMDYELTLNITRMTANITGVLYTTVKGVNDGYGMVLSQTLLLKNTTEMVRGSLVETAGAYLALKANMTALYTQLNSTATLLRAADGAYLQICAQNPNMTTQEKVLALQNALESQVPENQKAIVPVIAQTVVSSDPYCKGTLLSNDELLRNTTVELVYGMVADTGLELPKEVLFQLYDSKGNEAVIDALTKSILKGQIAQMMENLAPNPEAVAEALVEEVAKDPQGIISGERLEDATVSVVLAMVPQKTDETESLVRALYEGADPKELAKELFLKGIGEQSGEQEMPEEFKETMEALIEQVIENYPLSEEEIESLVKKTVLSTISSYAKDNPYGVELKFNETLLAEIAFRFKDNPSAITREDVKPLAEELWPVVKENAGTYLSMLKSEDNTTVLITFIPLGEPGPDTDPYLYYAQNATKVKEIALEEFGKYFPDAFGALGGTPVQSHEMTAYGRSDNQKTSQASIIGALVVLFILMGGALLATLLPFTGVATSALTALGIAYLLTKGGILNIGSWAQMLTITTALGLGIDYSTYYVHRFKEYIAEGYEHEKAVAEALKRAKDAVLASAFTDIIAFASFVLAWEFPIFQQMGMVIPLAVIAVLLASLTFIPAITALIGDKAIFWWPRHIKHIETLDVHERSRIAEWVVNHAKVVLLIGLLIAVPATYTFFTFEGTHDMSLFLPEGSETLTFMQLSQEKLGAAITSPNYVIIDLGHSIRDDDLKVIEEITAHITTMEGVKAVYSPTRPYGEPVSNLTLSAVKALGGDRFISSKGDKVMIQIDPVYKPTDDRAKELVKALRSYIAELEKEGKIKEGLVGGGAALSMDLTDRINDIFWHRIIPVALVLMFLSLIPTLKGLPAVVSTMMTIFLGVMTSIWVSTWLFGRVFDQEIMWFLPLMVFVVLMGVGIDYNSFYLVKARDEFERRSPKDALVVAAGTMDTLVIGLAVVLASTYGALMLSSTWGTREIGFALAAGVLLTATMAVYFIGPAFMSLFGEKAWWPLFKNQGEAKKE; encoded by the coding sequence ATGGCGTGGAACGAGTGGATAGCAAAGCACCCAAAGACGGTGCTGGCAGTCTGGGTGGTGCTCATCGTCATTCTGGCACCGCTCGCCGGAAGGATTAGCGAGCTGACAGACTACAGCACAGAGCAGATGGTGTCCCACAACATAGAGTCCATCAGAGTCCAGGACATCATGAGCGAGGAGTTCACAGGAGCTCAGAACGAAGACATGACGTACCTGCTGATAACGAACATCAGCGTCAACGACGAAAACGCGAGGAAAGCCTATTACGCGTTTAAAGACCGCGTTGAGGGCAGGTACGCCACGAACGTAACATCTTACTATGACGCCCTCGACATGCTCTGGGACATGGACTACGAGCTGACCCTCAACATCACGAGGATGACCGCTAACATCACGGGAGTCCTCTACACGACAGTTAAGGGCGTCAACGACGGCTACGGAATGGTTCTGAGCCAGACGCTCCTTCTGAAGAACACAACCGAAATGGTAAGGGGAAGCCTCGTTGAAACCGCGGGGGCGTATCTGGCCCTCAAGGCCAACATGACGGCTCTCTACACTCAGCTCAATTCAACTGCCACTCTTCTCAGGGCCGCCGACGGGGCATACCTCCAGATATGCGCTCAGAACCCGAATATGACCACTCAGGAGAAAGTCCTGGCCCTTCAGAACGCCCTTGAGAGCCAGGTTCCTGAGAACCAGAAAGCAATCGTCCCCGTCATAGCCCAGACCGTTGTGTCCTCAGACCCCTACTGCAAAGGTACGCTCCTCTCGAATGATGAGCTCCTCAGGAACACCACGGTCGAACTCGTGTACGGCATGGTCGCGGATACTGGCCTTGAACTCCCCAAGGAGGTTCTCTTCCAGCTGTACGACAGTAAGGGTAATGAGGCCGTTATAGACGCCCTCACCAAGAGCATTCTCAAGGGCCAGATAGCCCAGATGATGGAAAACCTCGCCCCGAACCCCGAGGCCGTTGCGGAGGCACTCGTTGAGGAGGTTGCGAAGGACCCGCAGGGAATAATAAGCGGGGAGAGGCTTGAGGACGCCACGGTCTCAGTCGTCCTTGCCATGGTGCCGCAGAAAACCGACGAAACTGAGAGCCTCGTCAGGGCCCTCTATGAGGGAGCCGATCCAAAGGAGCTCGCAAAGGAGCTCTTCCTCAAGGGAATAGGAGAGCAGTCCGGAGAGCAGGAGATGCCAGAGGAGTTCAAAGAAACAATGGAGGCCCTCATCGAGCAGGTCATAGAGAACTACCCGCTGAGCGAGGAGGAAATCGAGAGCCTTGTGAAGAAGACAGTCCTCTCGACTATATCGAGCTACGCGAAGGACAACCCCTACGGAGTCGAGCTGAAGTTCAACGAGACCCTGCTGGCTGAGATAGCCTTCCGCTTCAAAGACAACCCCAGCGCGATAACGAGGGAGGACGTCAAGCCCCTCGCGGAGGAGCTCTGGCCGGTTGTCAAGGAGAATGCAGGAACCTACCTCAGCATGCTCAAGAGCGAGGACAACACCACGGTTCTCATAACGTTCATACCGCTGGGAGAGCCCGGCCCCGATACAGACCCGTACCTCTACTACGCCCAGAACGCCACCAAGGTCAAGGAGATTGCCCTAGAGGAGTTCGGAAAGTACTTCCCTGACGCCTTCGGGGCCCTCGGAGGAACCCCCGTCCAGTCGCACGAGATGACCGCGTACGGCCGGAGCGATAACCAGAAGACCAGCCAGGCGAGCATCATAGGCGCCCTCGTCGTGCTGTTCATACTCATGGGAGGGGCCCTCCTGGCGACGTTACTGCCCTTCACGGGCGTCGCAACCTCTGCGCTTACGGCCCTCGGAATAGCGTACCTGCTCACTAAGGGTGGAATCCTCAACATCGGAAGCTGGGCCCAGATGCTCACCATAACGACCGCCCTCGGTCTTGGAATTGATTACTCGACCTACTACGTCCACCGCTTCAAGGAGTACATAGCCGAGGGCTATGAGCACGAGAAGGCCGTCGCAGAGGCACTCAAGAGGGCTAAGGACGCCGTCCTAGCGAGCGCATTCACGGACATCATAGCCTTCGCGAGCTTCGTCCTTGCCTGGGAGTTCCCGATATTCCAGCAGATGGGAATGGTAATCCCGCTGGCGGTCATAGCTGTGCTCCTCGCCAGCCTGACGTTCATACCGGCAATAACGGCCCTCATAGGCGACAAGGCGATATTCTGGTGGCCGAGGCACATAAAGCACATCGAAACGCTCGATGTCCACGAGAGGAGCAGAATAGCCGAGTGGGTCGTCAACCACGCCAAGGTCGTCCTGCTCATAGGCCTCCTGATAGCGGTTCCTGCAACTTACACGTTCTTCACGTTCGAGGGAACCCACGACATGAGCCTCTTCCTGCCAGAGGGAAGCGAGACCCTCACCTTCATGCAGCTGAGCCAGGAGAAGCTCGGAGCGGCCATAACATCCCCGAACTACGTCATAATTGACCTCGGCCACAGCATAAGGGACGACGACCTCAAGGTGATAGAGGAAATAACTGCCCACATAACGACGATGGAAGGCGTCAAGGCCGTCTACTCACCTACCAGGCCCTACGGCGAGCCGGTGAGCAACCTGACTCTGTCAGCGGTCAAGGCGCTCGGAGGAGACAGGTTCATCTCAAGCAAGGGCGACAAGGTGATGATTCAGATAGACCCGGTCTACAAACCGACAGACGACAGGGCCAAGGAGCTCGTCAAGGCGCTGAGAAGCTACATTGCAGAGCTTGAGAAGGAGGGCAAGATAAAGGAGGGACTCGTCGGCGGAGGGGCGGCGCTCTCAATGGACCTCACCGACAGGATAAACGACATCTTCTGGCACAGGATAATTCCAGTGGCCCTCGTGCTGATGTTCCTCTCGCTGATACCGACGCTCAAGGGACTGCCGGCGGTCGTCTCGACGATGATGACAATATTCCTCGGCGTCATGACGAGCATCTGGGTCTCGACGTGGCTCTTCGGCAGGGTCTTTGACCAGGAAATCATGTGGTTCCTGCCGCTCATGGTCTTCGTAGTGCTCATGGGAGTCGGCATAGACTACAACAGCTTCTACCTCGTCAAGGCCAGGGACGAGTTCGAAAGAAGGTCGCCGAAGGACGCCCTCGTCGTGGCGGCGGGAACCATGGACACCCTCGTAATAGGCCTTGCCGTGGTCCTGGCGAGCACCTACGGCGCGCTGATGCTCAGCAGCACGTGGGGAACGAGGGAGATAGGCTTTGCATTGGCCGCTGGAGTCCTGCTGACGGCGACGATGGCGGTGTACTTCATAGGCCCGGCCTTCATGAGCCTCTTCGGCGAAAAGGCCTGGTGGCCGCTGTTCAAGAACCAGGGAGAGGCCAAGAAGGAGTGA
- a CDS encoding radical SAM protein, protein MEAEKKKLKIYIPGIKFPSVSLTGSYCALNCAHCGRHYLEGMKKPRKRELVDFCLDLERSGGLGCLLSGGMDSRLKVPIDKYADELREIKRRTNLKLNAHVGFIDESDLEWLKYVDVVSLDFVGDDDVIRRVYKIDKTVEDYLRIVELLTENEIRVAPHITIGLDFGRIHWEYRAIDLLTQYPIDVLVLDVLIPTKGTEMESVPKPGVEESLKVVKYARERFDGEISIGCMRPLGRWRLEFDRGAVLAGVDRLTNPPRKIIEWAKTVREVEIIYECCVM, encoded by the coding sequence ATGGAAGCAGAAAAAAAGAAACTGAAGATATACATCCCCGGAATCAAATTTCCCTCTGTCTCGCTCACAGGAAGCTACTGCGCCCTCAACTGCGCCCACTGCGGGAGACACTACCTTGAGGGCATGAAGAAGCCCAGGAAAAGGGAGCTCGTTGACTTCTGCCTCGACCTCGAGCGCTCCGGAGGTTTGGGCTGTCTGCTGAGCGGGGGAATGGACTCCCGGCTGAAGGTGCCGATTGACAAGTACGCGGACGAGCTGAGGGAGATTAAGAGGAGAACGAACCTGAAGCTCAACGCCCACGTCGGTTTCATAGACGAGAGCGATTTGGAGTGGCTGAAGTACGTTGATGTCGTTTCTCTCGACTTCGTCGGCGATGACGACGTGATAAGGCGAGTTTACAAAATAGACAAGACTGTAGAAGATTACCTTCGCATAGTTGAACTTCTGACCGAGAACGAAATCCGCGTGGCGCCCCACATAACGATAGGCCTCGACTTCGGGAGAATCCACTGGGAGTACCGGGCCATAGACCTGCTTACTCAGTATCCGATAGACGTCCTCGTGCTGGACGTACTCATACCGACAAAAGGGACGGAGATGGAGAGCGTTCCGAAACCGGGCGTCGAGGAGAGCCTGAAGGTCGTAAAATACGCCCGCGAACGCTTCGACGGAGAGATAAGCATAGGCTGCATGCGGCCGCTGGGACGGTGGAGGCTTGAGTTCGACAGGGGGGCAGTCCTGGCAGGAGTTGACAGGCTGACGAACCCGCCGAGGAAAATCATAGAGTGGGCAAAAACTGTTAGAGAAGTCGAGATAATCTACGAGTGCTGTGTGATGTAG
- a CDS encoding Lrp/AsnC family transcriptional regulator, whose translation MASSLDATDIRLLRELKENARENIASLSKKLGIPRTTVHYRIKKLVDEGIIEKFTVKPNYKKLDLGTTAFILARYDPDSGLTQREVAERVAALEGVYEVHIVAGEWDLLIKVRAPNAEEIGKIVVDRLREIKGIDQTVTMVSFVTVKEEV comes from the coding sequence ATGGCGAGTTCGCTTGATGCTACAGACATAAGGTTGTTGAGGGAACTTAAGGAAAACGCCAGGGAGAACATAGCATCTCTGAGCAAGAAACTTGGCATCCCGAGGACGACAGTGCACTACAGGATAAAGAAGCTGGTTGATGAAGGGATAATCGAGAAGTTCACGGTTAAGCCCAACTACAAGAAACTTGACCTGGGAACGACAGCCTTCATACTGGCGCGCTACGACCCTGATTCGGGGCTCACTCAGAGGGAAGTAGCCGAGAGGGTCGCTGCCCTTGAGGGCGTCTATGAGGTCCACATCGTTGCCGGTGAGTGGGACTTGCTAATAAAAGTTCGCGCACCGAACGCTGAGGAGATAGGAAAGATAGTCGTGGACAGGCTCAGGGAGATAAAGGGCATAGATCAGACAGTAACAATGGTCTCATTTGTCACGGTAAAAGAAGAAGTCTGA
- the deoC gene encoding deoxyribose-phosphate aldolase, with translation MNAREIARYIDHTNLKPYATKEDIIKLCDEAIQYGFYAVCVNPYRVKLAKDYLSGKGADVRVASVIGFPLGATPTEVKVFEAKKALDDGADELDMVINIGALKDGDYEYVKRDIEEVVKVAHEKGAKVKVIIETCYLTDEEKVKACELAKEAGADFVKTSTGFGSGGATVEDVRLMRKVVGPEMGVKASGGIRTYEQAVAMIEAGANRIGTSSGVKIVEGAQK, from the coding sequence ATGAATGCCCGCGAGATTGCACGCTACATAGACCATACCAATCTAAAGCCTTACGCGACGAAGGAGGACATCATCAAGCTCTGCGATGAGGCAATCCAGTACGGCTTCTACGCTGTCTGTGTGAACCCCTACCGCGTCAAGCTCGCCAAAGACTACCTGAGCGGGAAGGGGGCGGACGTCAGGGTTGCCAGCGTCATCGGCTTCCCGCTCGGCGCGACGCCGACTGAGGTCAAGGTCTTCGAGGCAAAGAAGGCCCTTGACGACGGCGCCGATGAGCTCGACATGGTCATCAACATAGGCGCCCTCAAGGACGGGGACTACGAGTACGTTAAGAGGGACATAGAGGAGGTCGTGAAAGTAGCGCACGAGAAAGGGGCAAAGGTCAAGGTCATAATCGAGACCTGCTACCTAACCGACGAGGAGAAGGTCAAGGCCTGCGAGCTGGCAAAGGAGGCAGGTGCTGACTTCGTGAAGACTTCGACCGGCTTTGGAAGCGGCGGTGCCACAGTTGAGGACGTCAGGCTGATGAGAAAGGTAGTCGGCCCCGAGATGGGCGTTAAGGCTTCCGGTGGAATAAGGACTTACGAGCAGGCCGTTGCCATGATAGAGGCCGGTGCGAACAGGATTGGCACGTCGAGCGGTGTAAAAATTGTGGAGGGCGCCCAAAAATGA
- the eno gene encoding phosphopyruvate hydratase, which produces MENPFEITGVVAREILDSRGNPTVEVEVYTPASMGRAAVPSGASTGTHEALELRDGGSRYHGKGVKRAVENVNKIIAPEIIGMDVTWQRDIDMLMLELDGTENKSNLGANAILGVSLAVAKAAANALGLPLYQYIGGTNAYVMPVPMSNVINGGVHAGNELDFQEFMIMPVGASSFREAIRWVSETYHVLKKVIAERYGKNAVNVGDEGGFAPPMKEVTEPLDVLIKAIEEAGYKPGDEIAFALDAASSEFFHPDKDKYVVSGKEYDRGELLELYRELVSAYPIVSIEDPFQEEDWEGFVMITKELGRKVQIVGDDLFVTNPRRIRKGIEMGAANALLLKVNQIGTLSEAIDAAYTAFRAGYGVVVSHRSGETEDSTIADLAVALNAGQIKTGAPARSDRNAKYNQLIRIEEELEGIAVYPGKKFRNPFL; this is translated from the coding sequence ATGGAGAACCCGTTTGAGATAACCGGAGTCGTTGCCAGAGAGATACTCGACAGCAGGGGAAACCCAACCGTCGAGGTCGAGGTCTACACGCCGGCCAGCATGGGAAGGGCCGCAGTGCCGAGCGGTGCCTCAACCGGAACCCACGAGGCCCTTGAGCTCCGCGACGGCGGAAGCCGCTACCACGGAAAGGGAGTTAAGAGGGCCGTTGAGAACGTCAACAAGATTATAGCCCCGGAGATCATCGGTATGGACGTCACCTGGCAGAGAGACATAGATATGCTCATGCTTGAGCTCGACGGCACCGAGAACAAGAGCAACCTCGGTGCCAACGCCATACTCGGCGTTTCTCTGGCCGTTGCCAAAGCGGCCGCCAACGCCCTCGGACTTCCACTCTACCAGTACATCGGCGGAACAAACGCCTACGTCATGCCAGTCCCGATGAGCAACGTCATCAACGGCGGTGTCCACGCGGGCAACGAGCTCGACTTCCAGGAGTTCATGATAATGCCCGTTGGAGCGAGCTCCTTTAGGGAGGCCATAAGGTGGGTCAGCGAGACCTACCACGTCCTCAAGAAGGTCATCGCCGAGCGCTATGGTAAAAACGCCGTCAACGTCGGCGACGAGGGTGGCTTTGCCCCGCCGATGAAGGAGGTCACCGAGCCTCTCGACGTCCTCATTAAGGCCATTGAGGAGGCCGGCTACAAGCCCGGCGACGAGATTGCCTTCGCCCTCGATGCCGCTTCCAGCGAGTTCTTCCACCCGGACAAGGACAAGTACGTCGTGAGTGGCAAGGAGTACGACAGGGGCGAGCTCCTCGAGCTCTACCGCGAGCTGGTCTCGGCCTACCCGATAGTCTCCATCGAGGACCCGTTCCAGGAGGAGGACTGGGAAGGCTTCGTCATGATAACCAAGGAGCTCGGCAGGAAGGTTCAGATAGTCGGCGACGACCTCTTCGTCACCAACCCAAGGAGGATAAGGAAGGGCATCGAGATGGGCGCCGCCAACGCGCTCCTCCTCAAGGTCAACCAGATTGGAACCCTCAGCGAGGCGATAGACGCAGCTTACACCGCCTTTAGGGCCGGCTATGGAGTCGTTGTCTCCCACAGGAGCGGAGAGACCGAGGACAGCACTATAGCAGACCTCGCCGTTGCCCTCAACGCCGGCCAGATCAAGACCGGCGCCCCAGCCAGGAGCGACAGGAACGCCAAGTACAACCAGCTCATACGCATAGAGGAGGAGCTCGAGGGCATAGCCGTCTATCCGGGCAAGAAGTTCAGGAACCCGTTCCTCTGA
- a CDS encoding Lrp/AsnC family transcriptional regulator, with amino-acid sequence MGEVKQDEIEFLAELLSKYPLESLRKIASTEGIDYYRLKRIYDRYYGKYLVISATYNIRRIGLKSFVGFLSVPAERLMEVAVRMTKNPFIGYVNPAFGFKNGLSIIFYVPKDQVNDIDEMLAKYSDDFEYYEVWAYPPPEKPREWGDWELGHDYAVLMDILKWDARTPIKRIAERLDKTRPTIRYMINRLREKKILTGFSPMVDMNVHDRGVIGISSEIKEDVLNRFKEYEIMAGYLPGRGYLLEWFFSSKEDMGGKVLEFSAYVEKLLIEYFEPSFKELNDGNKKTAFQRMVKEDGSGYRSILEF; translated from the coding sequence ATGGGCGAGGTTAAACAAGATGAAATCGAATTCCTCGCGGAGCTTCTGAGTAAGTACCCCCTCGAAAGCCTCAGAAAAATAGCCTCGACCGAGGGGATAGACTATTACAGACTGAAGAGAATTTACGACCGCTATTACGGTAAATACCTTGTCATCAGTGCCACATACAACATACGGCGTATCGGACTGAAGAGCTTTGTCGGATTTCTCAGCGTCCCGGCCGAAAGGCTTATGGAAGTCGCCGTTAGGATGACAAAAAACCCCTTCATCGGCTACGTTAACCCGGCGTTCGGGTTCAAGAACGGCCTGTCAATCATCTTCTACGTCCCGAAAGACCAGGTGAATGATATAGACGAGATGCTCGCCAAATATTCCGATGACTTTGAATACTACGAGGTCTGGGCGTATCCACCCCCCGAAAAGCCCAGAGAGTGGGGAGACTGGGAGCTGGGCCACGACTACGCGGTCCTGATGGACATCTTGAAATGGGACGCACGGACGCCGATAAAGCGAATAGCAGAGCGGCTCGACAAGACGAGACCAACGATAAGGTACATGATAAACAGGCTCAGGGAGAAGAAAATCCTCACCGGGTTCTCCCCCATGGTGGATATGAACGTCCACGACAGGGGCGTTATTGGAATATCAAGCGAAATAAAAGAAGACGTCCTGAACAGGTTCAAAGAGTACGAAATCATGGCAGGATACCTCCCGGGCAGGGGCTACCTCCTTGAATGGTTCTTCTCATCGAAGGAGGACATGGGGGGAAAGGTTCTGGAGTTCAGCGCCTACGTAGAAAAGCTCCTGATAGAGTACTTTGAACCGAGCTTCAAAGAGCTTAATGACGGCAACAAAAAGACAGCGTTCCAGAGAATGGTAAAAGAAGACGGAAGCGGCTACCGCTCGATCCTAGAGTTTTAG
- a CDS encoding XTP/dITP diphosphatase — protein sequence MRVAFITSNPGKVEEARRYLASVGLEVYQLKVEYPEIQADSLEEVADYGVKWLAERVEGPFFIDDSGLFISALNGFPGVYSAYVYKTLGINGILKLMGGIEDRRAYFKSIVAYWDGELHIFEGRVDGVITEEPRGTGGFGFDPIFRPSGFDRTFAEMTTDEKNRISHRGRALHAFATWLKENLK from the coding sequence ATGAGGGTTGCTTTTATAACTTCAAATCCTGGTAAGGTGGAGGAGGCCAGGAGGTACCTTGCCAGCGTTGGGTTGGAAGTCTACCAGCTGAAGGTTGAGTATCCAGAGATACAGGCGGATTCCCTCGAGGAGGTGGCGGACTACGGGGTAAAATGGCTGGCGGAGAGAGTTGAGGGTCCTTTCTTCATAGATGATTCGGGCCTGTTTATTTCGGCCCTTAACGGTTTTCCGGGGGTTTATTCTGCCTACGTCTACAAAACTCTTGGAATAAACGGTATCCTGAAGCTTATGGGGGGCATTGAGGACAGGAGGGCCTATTTCAAGAGCATCGTGGCGTACTGGGACGGTGAGCTTCACATTTTTGAGGGCAGGGTGGATGGTGTTATAACCGAGGAGCCGAGGGGAACCGGTGGATTCGGGTTCGATCCCATATTCAGACCTTCAGGTTTCGACCGAACTTTTGCCGAAATGACAACGGACGAAAAGAACAGGATATCTCACAGGGGCAGGGCGTTGCACGCTTTTGCAACTTGGTTAAAGGAAAACCTTAAATAA
- a CDS encoding PadR family transcriptional regulator — protein MAVPSMRNMFLAPIRHLILVIVGFKGEAHGYEILKEIEKISQGTWKPSHGNLYNMLSKMVEEGLLEPKEEYHGKRKLIKYTLTEKGWEYLREANELTLQSLYIAVQYHEALRKKLEELGYGRELAKEAIEEYLKILDRVCEILNAKRKALREMLEAKKKGEEEA, from the coding sequence ATGGCTGTCCCATCTATGAGGAACATGTTCCTTGCTCCAATTCGGCATCTCATACTCGTCATTGTCGGCTTCAAGGGAGAGGCGCACGGCTATGAAATCCTCAAGGAGATTGAGAAGATAAGCCAGGGGACGTGGAAGCCGAGCCACGGCAACCTCTACAACATGCTGAGCAAGATGGTGGAAGAGGGCCTTTTAGAGCCGAAGGAGGAGTACCATGGAAAGCGAAAGCTCATCAAGTACACCCTCACTGAAAAGGGATGGGAGTACCTCAGGGAGGCGAACGAACTAACGCTCCAGTCCCTTTACATAGCCGTCCAGTACCACGAAGCGCTGAGGAAGAAGCTGGAGGAGCTGGGCTACGGGCGGGAGCTTGCCAAGGAGGCCATAGAGGAATACCTTAAAATCCTTGACAGGGTCTGTGAGATACTCAACGCCAAGAGAAAGGCCCTCAGAGAGATGCTTGAGGCAAAGAAGAAAGGGGAAGAGGAAGCCTAA
- a CDS encoding adenosine-specific kinase gives MVKIEVVDIEKPEGVEVIIGQGNFSIFTVDDLARALLTAVPGIKFGIAMNEAKPQLTRYTGNDKELEELAAKNAVKIGAGHVFVILMKNAFPINVLNTVKNHPAVVMVYGASENPFQVIVAETDLGRSVLGVVDGKAANKIETEEQRKERRELVEKIGYKID, from the coding sequence ATGGTGAAGATTGAAGTCGTTGACATTGAAAAGCCCGAGGGCGTGGAGGTCATAATCGGACAGGGTAACTTCTCGATATTCACGGTTGACGACCTTGCGAGGGCCCTTCTCACGGCTGTTCCAGGGATAAAGTTCGGCATAGCAATGAACGAAGCCAAGCCCCAGCTCACGCGCTACACCGGAAACGACAAGGAGCTTGAAGAGCTCGCCGCAAAGAACGCCGTGAAAATCGGCGCGGGCCATGTCTTCGTCATCCTGATGAAGAACGCCTTCCCGATAAACGTCCTGAACACCGTCAAGAACCACCCAGCTGTGGTCATGGTCTACGGCGCCAGCGAGAACCCGTTCCAGGTCATCGTCGCCGAGACCGACCTTGGACGGAGCGTCCTTGGAGTTGTTGACGGCAAGGCGGCCAACAAAATAGAGACCGAGGAGCAGAGGAAGGAGCGCAGGGAGCTCGTGGAGAAGATAGGCTACAAGATCGACTGA